The following are encoded in a window of Ruficoccus amylovorans genomic DNA:
- a CDS encoding recombinase RecT yields MSEAITTTTGNRQPLSAAKGVQALCESPAIQARINDILGKRAPQFVSSIVQLTQTNTMLMRAEPKTIIAAAITAATLDLPINQNLGYAYVVPYKTDGKYQAQFQLGYKGLIQLAQRSGQFAQMNDFVVAHGALVEFDEITGVLRVDRARGDDSKEPDGYGFYFKLLNGFEKTVFWPLAKVQAHAQRFSQAYSRGYASPWKSDFDAMARKTVIKHALSKYAPLSVEMQQAVNHDQAVIDLDTGHAAYPDNGQPDFQDTDIEVAEPTDIDVPAEDEEQPAAAEPPAPEASPVESLYARLKKEKIDPDLARAWAGERDLDIDTEADAAKILKGISKLIEDIKLGPAKNK; encoded by the coding sequence ATGAGCGAAGCAATCACCACCACCACCGGCAACCGTCAGCCGCTTTCCGCCGCCAAAGGCGTGCAAGCCCTCTGCGAAAGCCCGGCCATTCAGGCCCGCATCAACGACATCCTGGGCAAACGCGCCCCGCAGTTCGTGTCTTCCATCGTCCAGTTGACCCAGACCAACACGATGCTCATGCGGGCCGAGCCCAAGACCATCATCGCTGCCGCCATCACCGCCGCGACCCTCGACCTGCCCATCAATCAGAACCTCGGTTACGCCTACGTCGTCCCCTACAAGACCGACGGCAAATATCAGGCCCAGTTTCAGCTCGGCTACAAAGGACTCATCCAGCTTGCCCAGCGCTCCGGCCAGTTTGCCCAGATGAATGACTTCGTGGTGGCTCATGGGGCACTGGTGGAGTTCGACGAAATCACCGGCGTCCTGCGGGTTGATCGTGCCCGGGGCGACGACAGCAAGGAGCCCGACGGCTACGGCTTCTACTTCAAGCTGCTCAACGGCTTTGAGAAAACCGTCTTCTGGCCGCTGGCCAAGGTGCAGGCGCACGCGCAGCGCTTTTCCCAGGCCTACAGCCGTGGCTACGCCTCGCCGTGGAAGAGCGACTTTGACGCCATGGCGCGTAAGACCGTCATCAAGCACGCCCTCAGCAAGTACGCCCCCCTATCGGTCGAAATGCAGCAGGCCGTCAACCACGATCAGGCCGTGATCGACCTGGACACCGGCCATGCCGCCTACCCGGACAACGGCCAGCCCGACTTTCAGGACACCGACATCGAGGTGGCTGAGCCGACCGACATCGACGTTCCCGCCGAGGACGAGGAGCAACCTGCCGCCGCTGAGCCGCCCGCTCCCGAGGCTTCCCCCGTCGAATCCCTCTACGCCCGCCTGAAGAAGGAGAAGATCGACCCCGACCTGGCCCGCGCCTGGGCCGGAGAGCGCGACCTGGACATCGATACCGAAGCCGACGCCGCGAAGATCCTCAAGGGCATCAGCAAGCTGATTGAGGACATCAAGCTCGGCCCGGCCAAGAACAAGTAA
- a CDS encoding ATP-binding protein has protein sequence MEIPPIPATFSAATTFRKSATEPERVALYVAAGELCGEIEQAVSGDDEGEGRWLTLAGASGCGKTHLAREIAVWAERHHGCYRRKSPPEIMQTRSVRFYACSELARRLRDGDYDLIEKLAGVWLLVLDDIGAERDPNGYLAEQWYALLNARLGKWTVITTNLSADQISERLDERIRSRLWRGRNVLLESNATDWYAPKGGAA, from the coding sequence ATGGAAATTCCTCCAATTCCGGCGACCTTCTCGGCCGCCACGACCTTTCGAAAATCTGCGACTGAGCCCGAACGGGTGGCGCTGTACGTCGCCGCGGGGGAGCTCTGCGGCGAGATTGAGCAGGCGGTGAGCGGAGACGATGAGGGCGAGGGCCGCTGGCTGACCCTGGCCGGGGCCAGCGGATGCGGAAAGACCCACCTGGCGCGGGAAATCGCCGTCTGGGCCGAGCGGCACCACGGCTGCTACCGGCGCAAGAGCCCGCCCGAGATCATGCAGACCCGCAGCGTGCGCTTTTACGCCTGCTCGGAGCTGGCCCGGCGGCTGCGCGACGGCGATTACGACCTGATCGAGAAGCTGGCCGGGGTCTGGCTGCTGGTGCTCGACGACATCGGGGCCGAGCGCGACCCCAACGGCTACCTGGCCGAGCAGTGGTATGCGCTGCTCAACGCCCGGCTGGGCAAGTGGACCGTTATCACCACCAACCTGTCTGCCGACCAGATCTCGGAGCGGCTGGACGAGCGAATCCGCTCGCGGCTGTGGCGGGGGCGCAACGTCCTGCTCGAGAGCAACGCGACCGACTGGTATGCGCCGAAGGGAGGGGCGGCATGA
- a CDS encoding AAA family ATPase has product MNESDSTHPLHIVGLSVQNVLGVKAVDIRPEGQAVVLTGDNEQGKSSLINSIYIALTGKMPERVIRDGSSKARISLDIGEFIVERTITQKNASLKVMSADQKSTFSSPQKMLDGLLASLTLDPLDFAGLKPKEQREMLLQAAGINLSAWEAEYMAAYEARKLANRDEATAKSAYDNTPKPEGDDIPAEEVSLSDVIDERDHLMDMREAAEAHAEAINEKRNNLRTLAEQIEELEVALERKKTHLEAYKKQLENLESTKIQNPTDEDLEAARAKVNQVESINRAVRARQASRAASQAWTKAKTTAEEADSAVKAVQQKKIDLLAAADFGVPGLSVDDEGVVYEGIPYSQLSTARQIEVAMLIAMRLNPKLRIIIIREGALIGSKIKQSIFKLAQDNGYQVWMEQFQEQAGPVGLHIEAGEVVAIDGKAVS; this is encoded by the coding sequence ATGAACGAATCAGACTCTACCCACCCGCTCCACATTGTGGGGCTGTCCGTCCAGAATGTGCTCGGCGTCAAGGCTGTGGACATCCGCCCCGAAGGCCAGGCCGTTGTCCTGACTGGGGACAACGAGCAGGGCAAAAGCTCGCTCATCAACAGCATCTACATCGCCCTCACCGGCAAGATGCCCGAGCGCGTCATTCGCGACGGCTCCAGCAAGGCCCGTATCAGCCTCGACATTGGCGAGTTCATCGTCGAGCGCACCATCACCCAGAAGAACGCCAGCCTCAAGGTCATGTCGGCGGACCAGAAGTCCACCTTCTCCAGCCCCCAGAAGATGCTCGACGGGCTGCTGGCCTCGCTCACGCTGGACCCGCTCGACTTCGCCGGGCTCAAGCCGAAGGAGCAGCGTGAAATGCTCCTGCAGGCCGCCGGGATTAACCTCTCCGCGTGGGAGGCCGAATACATGGCCGCCTATGAGGCCCGCAAGCTGGCCAACCGCGACGAGGCCACCGCCAAGTCCGCTTACGACAACACGCCCAAGCCCGAAGGCGACGACATCCCCGCCGAAGAGGTTTCCCTCTCGGACGTGATCGACGAGCGCGACCACCTGATGGATATGCGCGAGGCCGCCGAAGCCCACGCCGAAGCCATCAACGAGAAGCGTAATAATCTGCGCACCCTCGCCGAGCAAATCGAGGAACTGGAGGTGGCTCTTGAGCGCAAAAAGACCCACCTTGAGGCTTACAAGAAGCAACTCGAAAACCTCGAATCGACCAAGATTCAAAATCCCACCGACGAGGATCTGGAAGCGGCCCGCGCCAAGGTCAACCAGGTTGAAAGCATCAACCGCGCTGTCCGTGCCAGGCAGGCCAGCCGCGCAGCCTCTCAGGCGTGGACGAAGGCAAAGACTACCGCCGAAGAGGCCGACAGCGCCGTCAAGGCCGTCCAGCAAAAGAAGATCGACCTGCTGGCGGCGGCTGACTTCGGCGTGCCCGGACTGAGCGTGGACGACGAGGGTGTCGTGTACGAGGGCATCCCCTACTCCCAGCTTTCGACCGCCCGCCAGATCGAGGTAGCGATGCTCATCGCCATGCGGCTCAACCCCAAGCTGCGCATCATCATCATCCGCGAGGGCGCTCTCATCGGCTCCAAGATCAAGCAGAGCATTTTCAAGCTCGCTCAGGACAACGGCTATCAGGTCTGGATGGAGCAGTTCCAGGAGCAGGCCGGTCCCGTCGGCCTCCATATCGAGGCGGGCGAAGTCGTGGCCATCGACGGAAAGGCCGTGTCGTGA
- a CDS encoding LAGLIDADG family homing endonuclease gives MAGEIISDRHSLAAVQGLVGTDPELWFNTYGKIRDKEARIVTPTSNILQERVFSAYRQCQLEKKPCLIQILKPRQKGASTGAEALIYHHNRRYDGLNGVLMGDVESTSDKVFEMYRLYGDEDSYRWKDGSGWKVNKVDYLEMPNGSRYSKETAGSRNAGRSGTVQVLHSDETAFYPKSESRDPALALFNSLYSESERSLAFITSTPNGASGTFYNYWNDEDNGWIKIFAAWFEFWDSVMPFRNAEEREAFELSLRDDELEEQSLYPQITLENLKWRRHTIGVKCEGDVNRFKQEYPSDAETCLVGETLVLTDYGMLPIKGIRVGTPTPNGPVLAHQCMGTKETVILTTARGIRIECTPDHRVELGEGGFSQAQDCVGRTVKLFQPKFAPDGEYHTVCWPGFGCQRHSLTITEDWGRFLGYFMGDGDFYGNTVGICLDGRDTDIEEDYRALFGRLFGLALSSKATGSKRGGLYLRSSNVQFKALFNELGLIEEVRDYNRSNMTHRRRVHVPRCIWISPKAVITEFLRALFDCDGWIKANGNMVKLFSKHENFMRDIQLLLMGYGIHAKLVSVVKALNGNSYPGMELVLNPYESRKFCQQIGFLSERKRSRMNTEDYVRPANGRCADTFDFTDRVASVVPGESREVYDIQIGGRPVFGANGISVHNCFLASSRMKFSARALVTMSARAKQDHERVVQRGNMVVQDHDAGVNLIPDPTGEVEIFEEPKFGLKYLISVDVCTGEDQQSASKTADPDYHDVQVWRAGYLDIYDPEKMILPKVVGYHYSRIDIDLLAEVVVGMWLYYGQCLVIPEVNNCGLALVKLLQQRNVNMFRRKPKSDPNAHEKDEQSRLGQYGWNTTSALRKYIIDQMVPTVRNEECDLSHPRILGQFQKFIVNKNGKPEAMPGHHDDAVMSACIGHYNLKLATEYKPPRPKRVNLRRLASDPRYKTPRGWQRVV, from the coding sequence ATGGCCGGGGAAATCATCAGTGATCGTCATTCGCTGGCGGCGGTGCAGGGGCTGGTCGGCACAGACCCGGAGCTTTGGTTCAACACATACGGGAAGATTCGGGACAAGGAGGCGCGGATTGTCACGCCGACGAGCAACATTCTCCAGGAACGTGTCTTCAGCGCATATCGTCAGTGTCAGTTAGAGAAGAAGCCTTGCCTGATTCAGATTCTCAAGCCTCGTCAGAAAGGGGCGAGCACGGGGGCTGAGGCACTGATTTACCACCATAACCGGCGCTATGACGGGCTCAACGGGGTGCTGATGGGCGACGTTGAGAGCACGTCGGACAAGGTTTTTGAAATGTACCGCCTGTATGGGGATGAGGACTCTTACCGGTGGAAGGATGGATCGGGCTGGAAGGTCAACAAGGTCGATTATCTGGAAATGCCGAACGGGAGCCGGTACTCGAAGGAGACGGCGGGCAGCCGTAATGCCGGGCGTTCTGGCACGGTGCAGGTCTTGCACTCGGATGAGACGGCCTTTTATCCGAAATCGGAATCCCGAGATCCGGCGCTGGCGTTGTTCAACTCGCTGTACTCGGAGAGTGAGCGAAGCCTGGCCTTTATCACGAGCACGCCGAATGGGGCGAGTGGGACGTTCTACAACTACTGGAACGACGAGGACAACGGGTGGATCAAGATTTTTGCGGCCTGGTTCGAGTTTTGGGATAGCGTGATGCCGTTCCGTAACGCGGAGGAGCGGGAGGCTTTTGAATTGAGCTTGCGCGACGACGAGCTTGAAGAGCAGTCGCTGTACCCGCAGATCACGCTTGAGAACCTGAAATGGCGTCGGCACACCATCGGGGTTAAGTGCGAGGGTGATGTCAACCGCTTCAAGCAGGAATACCCGTCCGATGCCGAGACATGCCTGGTTGGCGAAACTTTAGTGCTGACCGATTACGGGATGCTCCCGATCAAGGGAATCAGGGTAGGGACGCCGACACCCAATGGACCAGTCCTTGCTCACCAGTGCATGGGCACTAAGGAGACGGTTATTCTTACCACAGCCCGTGGGATACGAATCGAATGCACGCCTGACCATAGGGTTGAGCTTGGAGAAGGTGGGTTTTCACAGGCGCAAGATTGTGTCGGCAGAACGGTCAAATTATTTCAGCCCAAGTTTGCCCCTGACGGTGAATACCATACGGTCTGCTGGCCCGGCTTTGGGTGCCAGCGGCATAGTTTGACCATTACGGAGGATTGGGGACGTTTCCTTGGATATTTCATGGGAGACGGCGACTTCTACGGGAATACTGTAGGCATTTGCCTGGACGGTCGGGATACCGATATCGAAGAAGATTACCGGGCTCTATTTGGCAGGTTGTTCGGATTAGCATTGTCGTCGAAGGCCACTGGCAGCAAGCGAGGCGGCCTGTACCTCAGAAGTTCGAATGTTCAATTCAAGGCACTCTTTAACGAGCTTGGATTGATTGAAGAGGTCAGGGACTACAACCGTTCAAATATGACGCACCGCCGCCGGGTTCACGTGCCAAGGTGCATCTGGATTAGCCCGAAGGCTGTTATCACCGAGTTTCTTCGGGCGCTCTTCGATTGCGACGGATGGATTAAAGCGAACGGGAATATGGTAAAGCTGTTCTCGAAGCATGAGAATTTCATGCGCGATATTCAGTTGCTGCTTATGGGGTATGGCATTCACGCCAAGCTGGTTTCTGTCGTAAAGGCGCTGAATGGTAACAGTTACCCCGGCATGGAACTCGTGTTAAATCCCTACGAGTCGCGCAAATTCTGCCAGCAGATCGGGTTTTTATCAGAGCGCAAGCGCTCCAGGATGAACACTGAGGATTATGTTCGCCCGGCGAACGGACGATGCGCTGATACATTCGACTTCACGGACCGGGTTGCCAGTGTGGTTCCCGGCGAAAGCCGAGAAGTGTACGATATCCAAATTGGTGGGCGTCCAGTATTCGGGGCAAACGGTATTTCCGTGCATAATTGCTTCCTTGCCAGTAGCCGCATGAAATTCAGTGCGCGTGCGTTGGTGACCATGAGTGCCCGAGCAAAGCAGGATCATGAACGTGTGGTTCAGCGAGGGAACATGGTGGTGCAGGACCATGATGCGGGTGTGAACCTCATTCCGGATCCGACCGGAGAGGTGGAAATTTTCGAGGAGCCAAAGTTTGGGCTTAAATACCTGATTTCGGTAGATGTGTGTACCGGTGAAGACCAGCAGTCCGCGAGCAAGACGGCCGATCCAGATTATCACGATGTTCAGGTTTGGCGGGCCGGGTATCTGGACATTTACGATCCGGAGAAGATGATTCTCCCGAAGGTGGTGGGCTATCACTATTCGCGGATCGACATTGACCTGCTGGCCGAGGTTGTCGTCGGTATGTGGCTGTATTATGGTCAGTGTCTGGTGATTCCTGAGGTGAATAACTGCGGGCTGGCTTTGGTGAAGCTGTTGCAGCAGCGGAATGTGAACATGTTCCGCCGAAAGCCGAAGAGCGATCCTAACGCGCATGAGAAAGACGAACAGTCGCGGCTGGGGCAATATGGGTGGAATACGACTTCTGCGCTTCGCAAGTACATCATCGACCAGATGGTTCCAACGGTTCGTAATGAAGAATGCGATTTGTCGCATCCTCGTATCCTCGGGCAATTCCAGAAGTTCATCGTGAACAAGAATGGCAAACCGGAGGCGATGCCCGGGCACCATGACGATGCGGTAATGTCGGCCTGCATCGGGCATTACAATCTGAAGCTGGCGACCGAGTACAAGCCGCCCAGGCCGAAGCGGGTAAATTTGCGACGGCTGGCAAGCGATCCGCGGTACAAGACGCCGCGTGGCTGGCAGCGTGTCGTCTGA
- a CDS encoding DUF2800 domain-containing protein, which yields MTPLPETLEEIRAALAARDEERKGLPSFSAAPRWLYCDGSHLHEAASGPNLSSLPAEEGEMLHAVMEHEELDPEKFDEYQIWSVTEAERIQVELVEKFIGTPEQTFAEQRLWLYDSGTSTEYDEARKPRASGRFDKLFVKGKTGLLIDYKFGHRIVEHAVVNEQMLCNALVVMEQYGLEKVIVAIIQPRAERHLRKTVAKFTAAYLRVKRPWIIHQARVSMLPGMPRRASAKACEWCRSLKNGTCPEGVTFGLVSRLIDRELPGEDAAQLIEQSTLAAKSSEAITRHALEQLVEAPHSIPRYTTSERVPSMTDVEALLRSKYTDKKASEVKAMLPDLLEGLCRESEVQFTKKTLKDVETFMQRLRDWHGIDEHEAAMLTHKISPAK from the coding sequence ATGACCCCGCTTCCTGAAACCCTCGAGGAAATCCGGGCCGCGCTCGCCGCTCGCGATGAAGAGCGCAAGGGCCTGCCGTCCTTCTCGGCGGCTCCCCGCTGGCTCTACTGCGACGGTTCTCACCTGCACGAGGCCGCGTCTGGCCCGAATCTCTCCAGCCTGCCCGCCGAAGAAGGCGAAATGCTGCACGCGGTCATGGAGCACGAGGAGTTGGACCCCGAGAAGTTCGACGAATACCAGATATGGTCTGTCACCGAAGCCGAGCGCATCCAGGTCGAACTGGTGGAAAAGTTCATCGGCACCCCGGAGCAGACCTTTGCCGAGCAACGCCTGTGGCTCTACGACTCGGGCACCTCGACCGAGTACGACGAAGCCAGGAAGCCCCGCGCCTCCGGTCGCTTCGACAAACTCTTTGTCAAGGGCAAGACCGGCCTGCTCATCGACTACAAGTTTGGCCATCGCATCGTCGAACACGCTGTCGTCAATGAGCAAATGCTCTGCAACGCGCTGGTGGTGATGGAGCAGTACGGGCTGGAAAAGGTGATCGTCGCCATCATCCAGCCCCGGGCCGAACGCCATCTGCGCAAGACCGTGGCCAAGTTCACCGCCGCCTATTTGCGGGTCAAGCGTCCGTGGATTATCCATCAGGCCCGAGTCAGCATGCTCCCCGGTATGCCCCGCCGGGCTTCCGCCAAGGCCTGCGAGTGGTGCCGGAGCCTCAAGAATGGCACCTGCCCCGAGGGGGTCACCTTCGGACTGGTTTCCCGCCTGATCGACCGCGAACTCCCCGGCGAGGATGCCGCCCAATTGATCGAACAGAGCACGCTCGCCGCCAAGTCCTCCGAGGCCATCACCCGTCACGCCCTTGAGCAACTGGTGGAAGCCCCGCACAGCATCCCCCGCTACACCACGAGCGAGCGCGTGCCCTCCATGACGGACGTGGAAGCCCTCTTGCGCTCCAAGTACACCGACAAGAAAGCCTCCGAGGTCAAGGCCATGCTCCCCGACCTGTTGGAAGGCCTCTGTCGCGAGAGCGAAGTCCAGTTTACCAAGAAGACACTCAAGGACGTGGAGACTTTCATGCAGCGCCTGCGTGACTGGCACGGCATCGACGAGCACGAGGCCGCCATGCTCACCCACAAGATCAGCCCCGCCAAGTAA